From the Streptomyces sp. NBC_00390 genome, the window ACCTAAAGGCCGGCTCGAAGAAGCGTTGATGTTCCAGCGGAGCGGGGACGGGTGTACCGGCGCTCGAGCACCTGGCGAGCGCGGTGCCGTGCGATGGCCGGGCAGGAGTCCACCCGACCAGGGGAGCAGCCATGCCCTTCGCCGCCATCACGTACGACATCAAGGCCGGCTACGAGAAGGAGATCACCGAGATCTTCACCGGCTTCCGCAGGGTGGGCTCGCCCGTCGTCAAGGACGACGGGGGCGAGGAGAGCGCCCGCATTCTGTCCACCGCGGTCTTCATCCGCGACGACACGATGGTCCGGGTCATCGAGTACGAGGGGGATCTGCGCGCCATCGCACGGCACATGGCGGTCCAGCCGGGCGTGCGCGAGGTCGAGGAGAGGCTCGCCCCCTATC encodes:
- a CDS encoding SchA/CurD-like domain-containing protein, with the translated sequence MPFAAITYDIKAGYEKEITEIFTGFRRVGSPVVKDDGGEESARILSTAVFIRDDTMVRVIEYEGDLRAIARHMAVQPGVREVEERLAPYLTRPRATDTVEGFVATFERSLLTCMAQMSVRDAPRPSTS